A single genomic interval of Camelina sativa cultivar DH55 chromosome 11, Cs, whole genome shotgun sequence harbors:
- the LOC104725370 gene encoding sm-like protein LSM5 isoform X2, which yields MANNPSQLLPSELIDRCIGSKIWVIMKGDKELVGTLKGFDVYVNMVLEDVTEYEITAEGRRVTKLDQILLNGNNIAIINR from the exons ATGGCGAACAATCCTTCGCAGCTTCTTCCATCAG AGCTAATCGATAGGTGCATAGGATCGAAGATATGGGTTATAATGAAAGGAGATAAGGAGCTCGTTGGTACTCTCAAAGGATTTGATGTTTATGTCAACATGGTCCTTGAAGATGTCACCGAGTA TGAGATTACAGCTGAAGGAAGACGGGTTACAAAGCTTGATCAGATCCTGCTCAATGGAAATAACATAGCTATT ATAAACCGTTGA
- the LOC104725370 gene encoding sm-like protein LSM5 isoform X1 produces the protein MANNPSQLLPSELIDRCIGSKIWVIMKGDKELVGTLKGFDVYVNMVLEDVTEYEITAEGRRVTKLDQILLNGNNIAILVPGGSPDDGE, from the exons ATGGCGAACAATCCTTCGCAGCTTCTTCCATCAG AGCTAATCGATAGGTGCATAGGATCGAAGATATGGGTTATAATGAAAGGAGATAAGGAGCTCGTTGGTACTCTCAAAGGATTTGATGTTTATGTCAACATGGTCCTTGAAGATGTCACCGAGTA TGAGATTACAGCTGAAGGAAGACGGGTTACAAAGCTTGATCAGATCCTGCTCAATGGAAATAACATAGCTATT CTGGTGCCAGGGGGCTCTCCTGACGATGGAGAATGA
- the LOC104725369 gene encoding 3-ketoacyl-CoA thiolase 5, peroxisomal isoform X1, which yields MDKAAERQKIFLRHLNPIPSSSSSSLNHESSVLSPVNCASEVSPMAAFGDDIVIVAAYRTAICKAKRGGFKDTLPDDLLASVLKAVVERTSLDPSEVGDIVVGTVLAPGSQRAMECRVAAYFAGFPDTVPIRTVNRQCSSGLQAVADVAASIRAGYYDIGIGAGVESMSTDSMPGGGFQTSNPRALEFPKARDCLLPMGVTSENVAERYGITRQEQDMAAVESHKRAPAAIASGKLKDEIIPVATKIVDPETKAEKAIVVSVDDGVRPNSNMADLAKLKTVFKKDGSTTAGNASQISDGAGAVLLMKRSLAMKKGLPILGVLRSFAVTGVDPSVMGIGPAVAIPAATNLAGLNVSDIDLFEINEAFASQYVYSCKKLDLDMEKVNVNGGAIAIGHPLGATGARCVATLLHEMKRRGKDCRFGVISMCIGTGMGAAAVFERGDSVDNLSNARVANGEGH from the exons atGGATAAAGCTGCTGAAAGACAGAAGATTTTTCTTCGTCATCTCAATccaattccttcttcttcttcttcttctcttaatcATGAATCCTCTGTTCTGTCT CCTGTGAATTGTGCTTCTGAGGTTTCTCCAATGGCTGCTTTTGGAGACGACATTGTGATTGTAGC ggCATATCGTACCGCCATTTGCAAAGCGAAACGTGGAGGTTTTAAAGACACTCTTCCAGATGATCTTCTAGCTTCTGTTCTCAAG GCTGTAGTGGAAAGAACATCTTTGGATCCAAGTGAAGTTGGTGATATCGTTGTTGGTACGGTTTTAGCTCCCGGTTCTCAGAGAGCAATGGAATGTAGAGTTGCAGCTTATTTTGCTGGTTTCCCTG ACACCGTGCCAATCAGAACTGTTAACCGACAATGCTCATCTGGACTACAAGCAGTTGCTGATGTTGCTGCTTCTATTAGAGCCGGATATTACGACATCG GTATTGGTGCTGGAGTGGAGTCAATGTCAACTGATAGTATGCCTGGTGGCGGCTTTCAAACCTCTAATCCAAGA GCACTAGAATTCCCAAAAGCCCGTGATTGTTTGCTACCAATGGGAGTTACTTCTGAAAACGTTGCAGAAAGATATGGTATCACAAGACAAGAGCAAGATATGGCTGCG GTTGAGTCTCACAAGCGTGCTCCAGCTGCGATCGCATCTGGTAAACTCAAGGATGAAATCATTCCTGTTGCTACCAAG ATTGTGGACCCTGAGACTAAAGCAGAGAAGGCAATCGTTGTATCTGTTGATGATGGTGTGCGTCCAAACTCAAACATGGCAGATTTGGCAAAGCTGAAGACTGTCTTTAAAAAGGATGGTTCCACCACAGCTG GCAATGCTAGTCAGATTAGTGATGGTGCTGGAGCTGTACTGCTAATGAAGAGAAGTCTTGCAATGAAGAAGGGACTTCCCATTCTTGGAGTATTAAG GAGTTTTGCTGTAACTGGTGTGGATCCATCTGTAATGGGCATCGGTCCAGCTGTCGCCATCCCTGCTGCAACTAACCTCGCAGGGCTCAACGTCAGCGATATTGATCTATTTGAGATCAATGAG GCAtttgcatctcaatatgtgtacAGTTGTAAGAAGCTAGATCTAGATATGGAAAAGGTCAATGTTAATGGAGGAGCCATTGCTATTGGCCATCCTCTGGGTGCTACAG GAGCTCGATGTGTTGCAACATTGTTGCACGAGATGAAGCGGAGAGGGAAGGATTGCCGCTTTGGAGTAATCTCAATGTGCATAG GGACTGGTATGGGAGCTGCAGCTGTTTTTGAGAGGGGAGACTCTGTTGATAACTTGTCCAACGCTAGAGTGGCTAATGGGGAAGGTCATTAG
- the LOC104725369 gene encoding 3-ketoacyl-CoA thiolase 5, peroxisomal isoform X2, translating to MAAFGDDIVIVAAYRTAICKAKRGGFKDTLPDDLLASVLKAVVERTSLDPSEVGDIVVGTVLAPGSQRAMECRVAAYFAGFPDTVPIRTVNRQCSSGLQAVADVAASIRAGYYDIGIGAGVESMSTDSMPGGGFQTSNPRALEFPKARDCLLPMGVTSENVAERYGITRQEQDMAAVESHKRAPAAIASGKLKDEIIPVATKIVDPETKAEKAIVVSVDDGVRPNSNMADLAKLKTVFKKDGSTTAGNASQISDGAGAVLLMKRSLAMKKGLPILGVLRSFAVTGVDPSVMGIGPAVAIPAATNLAGLNVSDIDLFEINEAFASQYVYSCKKLDLDMEKVNVNGGAIAIGHPLGATGARCVATLLHEMKRRGKDCRFGVISMCIGTGMGAAAVFERGDSVDNLSNARVANGEGH from the exons ATGGCTGCTTTTGGAGACGACATTGTGATTGTAGC ggCATATCGTACCGCCATTTGCAAAGCGAAACGTGGAGGTTTTAAAGACACTCTTCCAGATGATCTTCTAGCTTCTGTTCTCAAG GCTGTAGTGGAAAGAACATCTTTGGATCCAAGTGAAGTTGGTGATATCGTTGTTGGTACGGTTTTAGCTCCCGGTTCTCAGAGAGCAATGGAATGTAGAGTTGCAGCTTATTTTGCTGGTTTCCCTG ACACCGTGCCAATCAGAACTGTTAACCGACAATGCTCATCTGGACTACAAGCAGTTGCTGATGTTGCTGCTTCTATTAGAGCCGGATATTACGACATCG GTATTGGTGCTGGAGTGGAGTCAATGTCAACTGATAGTATGCCTGGTGGCGGCTTTCAAACCTCTAATCCAAGA GCACTAGAATTCCCAAAAGCCCGTGATTGTTTGCTACCAATGGGAGTTACTTCTGAAAACGTTGCAGAAAGATATGGTATCACAAGACAAGAGCAAGATATGGCTGCG GTTGAGTCTCACAAGCGTGCTCCAGCTGCGATCGCATCTGGTAAACTCAAGGATGAAATCATTCCTGTTGCTACCAAG ATTGTGGACCCTGAGACTAAAGCAGAGAAGGCAATCGTTGTATCTGTTGATGATGGTGTGCGTCCAAACTCAAACATGGCAGATTTGGCAAAGCTGAAGACTGTCTTTAAAAAGGATGGTTCCACCACAGCTG GCAATGCTAGTCAGATTAGTGATGGTGCTGGAGCTGTACTGCTAATGAAGAGAAGTCTTGCAATGAAGAAGGGACTTCCCATTCTTGGAGTATTAAG GAGTTTTGCTGTAACTGGTGTGGATCCATCTGTAATGGGCATCGGTCCAGCTGTCGCCATCCCTGCTGCAACTAACCTCGCAGGGCTCAACGTCAGCGATATTGATCTATTTGAGATCAATGAG GCAtttgcatctcaatatgtgtacAGTTGTAAGAAGCTAGATCTAGATATGGAAAAGGTCAATGTTAATGGAGGAGCCATTGCTATTGGCCATCCTCTGGGTGCTACAG GAGCTCGATGTGTTGCAACATTGTTGCACGAGATGAAGCGGAGAGGGAAGGATTGCCGCTTTGGAGTAATCTCAATGTGCATAG GGACTGGTATGGGAGCTGCAGCTGTTTTTGAGAGGGGAGACTCTGTTGATAACTTGTCCAACGCTAGAGTGGCTAATGGGGAAGGTCATTAG